One window of the Chitinophaga niabensis genome contains the following:
- a CDS encoding peptidylprolyl isomerase — protein MKKILVSSLGAMLLFQVAVAQQGQQKVVADKIVAKVGDKIVLKSDIESALVDMQQQALEGQPLPPNASCSAIEQIIAQKILVLQAERDSLPISEADVDGRIESQIRWAEQRYGSREKMTEVTGYTIYQLRERFRDAIKESMLAKAMRDKVVNAVKVTPTEVKTSFEKIPADSLPFYESELEIGQLMILPKASREMDKYAIDRLLDFKSKVEKKEGEFSTYASLYSEDPGVKENGGTYTLNRNDKNWDPDFLAASFRLKEGDMSSPVKSQFGYHLIKMIKRAGDNVVVQHILIKPNIVTADITAAMNKLDTVRANIISGKMSFGEAVVKYSDEPMAKFNGGMLQNPQTGSTYITVDQLNDPSTKDIVMMLDSLKPGGVSKPMLFDDEQGRKGIRLVYLKTRTQPHRENLKDDYSRIQQRTLQEKQVVALNKWLMDKIPTFYVHVEPEYTECANVSKWTAGAVAQK, from the coding sequence ATGAAAAAAATTCTCGTATCCTCCTTAGGCGCTATGCTGCTTTTCCAGGTAGCAGTAGCACAACAGGGACAGCAGAAAGTGGTAGCCGATAAGATCGTTGCCAAAGTGGGAGACAAGATCGTCCTTAAATCGGACATCGAATCTGCTCTCGTAGATATGCAACAGCAGGCGCTGGAAGGACAACCCTTGCCGCCAAACGCTTCCTGCTCTGCTATTGAACAAATCATCGCACAAAAAATATTGGTTTTACAAGCTGAGCGGGATAGTTTGCCGATCAGTGAAGCTGACGTGGATGGCCGTATCGAAAGCCAGATCCGTTGGGCTGAACAACGTTATGGAAGTCGTGAGAAAATGACGGAAGTAACGGGTTACACTATTTACCAGCTCCGCGAGCGTTTCCGTGATGCCATCAAGGAAAGTATGCTGGCAAAAGCCATGCGCGACAAGGTGGTGAATGCGGTGAAAGTGACGCCTACAGAAGTAAAGACCAGCTTTGAAAAGATCCCTGCAGACAGTCTTCCTTTCTATGAATCAGAACTGGAGATCGGCCAGCTGATGATCTTACCGAAAGCCAGCCGTGAAATGGATAAATATGCCATAGACCGTTTGCTGGATTTCAAAAGCAAAGTAGAAAAGAAAGAAGGTGAATTCAGCACATACGCCAGCCTTTACTCTGAAGACCCCGGTGTGAAAGAAAACGGCGGTACTTATACCCTGAACAGGAATGATAAGAACTGGGATCCGGACTTCCTGGCTGCTTCTTTCCGTCTGAAGGAAGGTGATATGTCTTCTCCCGTTAAATCCCAATTCGGTTACCACCTGATCAAAATGATCAAACGTGCCGGGGATAACGTGGTAGTACAGCACATCCTTATCAAACCTAATATCGTAACAGCAGATATCACTGCTGCCATGAATAAACTGGATACAGTAAGAGCGAACATCATATCCGGAAAAATGAGCTTTGGTGAAGCGGTTGTAAAATACAGCGATGAGCCAATGGCTAAATTTAACGGCGGTATGCTGCAGAACCCTCAAACAGGTAGCACCTACATTACAGTAGATCAGTTGAATGATCCATCCACCAAGGATATTGTAATGATGCTGGACTCCCTGAAACCAGGTGGCGTAAGCAAACCCATGTTGTTTGACGATGAGCAGGGCCGTAAAGGCATTCGCCTGGTGTATCTGAAAACACGTACCCAGCCGCACAGAGAGAACCTGAAAGACGACTACTCCCGTATCCAGCAACGTACTTTGCAGGAAAAACAGGTAGTAGCGCTGAACAAATGGCTGATGGACAAGATCCCTACCTTCTATGTTCACGTGGAACCCGAGTACACGGAGTGTGCCAACGTTTCGAAGTGGACGGCAGGAGCGGTCGCGCAGAAGTAG
- the infB gene encoding translation initiation factor IF-2 produces the protein MLKELLRRLVGIKREGREYDMPEVTNNTPRLLAAAKEFNIGKETLIDFLANKGYDMDGFGSPNARLTAQMYNSLQNEFQQDKANKKKSDQIALPKGTVLDAAKKKEKEEAELAAKKKEKEDADTAAAKKKEEAPAKPEPQPEPVAPKVVPQPEAKVEKQEAKPEPKPEPQPEPKPQPQPVQEVKPEPKPEPAPAPKAVVEETPKAEEVVKPEAPKINGPKIMGSIDLDALNKDNRTAKKPAAKKKDDTETVEDKPTPAPQETAPVAEVKATPAPEVKEVPVAKKEEPEVKVEKPAAKAEEKPAEQTPPQAKASREEKAERPAAKVETPQPPVSNEPTDESGDDNSKAVIENIQANKLTGPKVIGKIDLPVQQDRRDNSKGFNNSKDEKRKRKRIVIEKKPEPIKPGEFAKEGGQNAPGGGHQGNRENRGPGGPGTHQGGGHRGPGGPGGGHGGNRGPGGHGGNRDNRGPGGGHGGNRGPGGGAPGGGNRPPGAPGTGNSRPLQARQPRPGQGGGYGQGAPRRPEDKDKEIDKNEIQNKIKETMAKLGGNSRGRSTKAKRRHDKRQEMASRRESSANGEGAKLQVTEFVSVSELANLMDVSFAEVISKCMGLGIMVSINQRLDAEVIELVAGEFGYEVEFIGIEDATDDDDEEVVDDPEDLLPRAPIVTIMGHVDHGKTSLLDYIRSANVVAGEAGGITQHIGAYQVTTATGKKVTFLDTPGHEAFTAMRARGAKVADIAVIVVAADDAIMPQTREAISHSQAAGLPMVFAINKVDKDGANPEKIKEQLAGMNLLVEDWGGKYQSQEISAKSGLNIDILLEKILLEAELLELKANPDREGTGTVIEATLDKGRGYVTTVLVSSGTLKQGDTIVSGAHFGKIKAMFNERGQRVEKAGPSTPVQLLGLNGASQAGEKFKVYEDESEAKEVANRRAQLVREQGIRTKKHITLDEIGRRLALGNFKQLNLILKGDVDGSVEALSDSLQKLSTEEIVVSVVLKGVGQITESDVLLATASDALIIGFQVRPSMNAAKLAEKENIEIRTYSIIYDAIDELKSAMEGMLEPKIEKKVVCNVEIRETYKFDKVTIAGCYVLDGKLNRNTRINIVRDGIVVHTGELQSLKRYKDDVKEVVSGMECGLSIKNYADLKVGDIVEGFEEVEVKRTL, from the coding sequence ATGTTAAAAGAATTACTCCGCCGGCTGGTGGGGATTAAACGGGAAGGACGCGAATACGATATGCCTGAAGTAACAAACAACACACCGCGATTGCTGGCTGCGGCCAAGGAATTCAATATTGGAAAGGAAACGCTCATCGATTTCCTGGCCAATAAGGGCTATGATATGGACGGATTCGGATCTCCTAACGCCCGTCTCACAGCCCAGATGTACAACTCCTTGCAGAATGAGTTTCAACAGGATAAGGCAAACAAGAAGAAAAGTGATCAGATAGCCTTACCTAAAGGAACCGTGCTGGATGCAGCCAAAAAGAAGGAGAAGGAAGAGGCAGAGCTTGCAGCGAAGAAGAAAGAGAAAGAAGATGCTGATACCGCTGCTGCTAAAAAGAAAGAAGAGGCTCCTGCCAAACCTGAGCCACAACCGGAACCTGTAGCACCTAAGGTGGTACCGCAACCGGAAGCAAAGGTGGAAAAACAGGAAGCGAAACCGGAACCTAAACCCGAACCGCAACCTGAACCAAAACCACAACCACAGCCTGTACAGGAAGTAAAACCGGAACCTAAACCGGAACCAGCGCCTGCACCAAAAGCTGTTGTGGAGGAAACACCTAAAGCAGAAGAAGTAGTGAAACCTGAAGCCCCCAAGATCAATGGTCCCAAAATAATGGGCTCTATCGATCTGGATGCGCTGAATAAGGATAACCGCACTGCTAAGAAACCTGCTGCCAAAAAGAAAGACGACACTGAAACTGTTGAGGATAAACCAACACCCGCACCACAGGAAACTGCACCGGTTGCGGAAGTGAAAGCAACGCCTGCTCCTGAAGTGAAAGAAGTGCCTGTCGCCAAAAAAGAGGAACCGGAAGTAAAAGTGGAAAAACCAGCTGCGAAAGCAGAAGAGAAACCCGCTGAACAAACTCCCCCTCAGGCCAAAGCATCGAGAGAAGAAAAAGCAGAAAGGCCGGCTGCCAAAGTGGAAACACCTCAGCCCCCCGTTTCTAATGAACCAACAGACGAATCAGGAGACGACAACAGCAAAGCAGTGATCGAAAATATCCAGGCTAATAAACTCACTGGTCCCAAGGTGATCGGAAAGATTGACCTGCCAGTGCAGCAAGATCGCAGGGATAATAGTAAAGGGTTTAACAACTCTAAAGACGAAAAACGTAAGCGCAAGCGCATCGTTATAGAAAAGAAACCAGAACCCATCAAACCAGGTGAGTTCGCTAAAGAAGGCGGACAAAATGCACCAGGCGGAGGACACCAGGGTAATCGCGAAAACCGCGGTCCCGGAGGACCAGGCACTCATCAGGGTGGAGGTCATCGCGGACCAGGAGGCCCGGGTGGAGGACATGGTGGAAATCGTGGACCCGGTGGTCATGGTGGAAACCGTGATAATCGTGGCCCAGGTGGAGGACATGGTGGAAACCGTGGACCAGGTGGTGGTGCACCAGGAGGTGGAAATCGCCCTCCGGGAGCTCCAGGTACTGGCAACAGCCGTCCATTACAAGCCCGCCAACCCCGTCCGGGTCAAGGTGGTGGTTACGGACAAGGTGCTCCACGCAGACCGGAAGACAAGGATAAAGAAATTGACAAGAACGAGATCCAGAATAAGATCAAGGAAACAATGGCCAAACTGGGTGGCAACTCCCGTGGCCGTTCTACCAAAGCAAAACGCCGTCACGACAAACGCCAGGAAATGGCCAGTCGCAGAGAAAGTTCTGCAAACGGAGAAGGAGCAAAATTACAGGTAACGGAATTCGTATCTGTAAGTGAGCTGGCTAACCTGATGGACGTGAGCTTTGCAGAAGTGATCTCAAAATGTATGGGCCTCGGCATCATGGTATCTATCAACCAACGCCTCGATGCGGAAGTAATAGAACTGGTAGCCGGAGAGTTCGGATACGAAGTAGAGTTTATCGGAATTGAAGATGCAACGGACGATGATGATGAAGAAGTAGTAGATGATCCGGAAGATCTGCTTCCCCGTGCACCGATCGTTACCATCATGGGTCACGTTGACCATGGTAAAACCTCCCTGCTTGATTACATCCGCAGTGCGAATGTGGTAGCTGGTGAGGCTGGTGGTATCACCCAGCACATTGGTGCTTACCAGGTAACTACCGCCACCGGTAAAAAAGTAACTTTCCTCGATACACCTGGTCACGAAGCGTTTACCGCAATGCGTGCCCGTGGTGCCAAAGTTGCGGACATTGCAGTAATTGTGGTGGCTGCGGATGATGCCATCATGCCTCAAACGCGTGAAGCCATCTCCCACTCCCAGGCTGCTGGTCTCCCCATGGTCTTTGCGATCAACAAGGTGGATAAAGACGGCGCCAATCCGGAGAAGATCAAAGAACAACTGGCCGGCATGAACCTCCTGGTAGAAGACTGGGGTGGTAAATACCAAAGCCAGGAGATCTCTGCGAAGAGTGGTTTGAACATCGACATTTTATTGGAGAAAATATTGCTCGAAGCTGAATTGCTGGAACTGAAAGCCAACCCAGACAGGGAAGGTACAGGTACAGTAATTGAAGCCACCCTGGATAAAGGCCGCGGTTATGTAACAACCGTACTGGTATCCAGCGGTACCCTGAAACAAGGGGACACCATCGTTTCCGGTGCTCACTTTGGTAAGATCAAGGCTATGTTCAACGAACGCGGTCAGCGGGTTGAAAAAGCGGGTCCTTCCACGCCGGTTCAGTTGCTCGGTTTGAACGGAGCATCACAGGCCGGTGAGAAGTTCAAGGTATATGAAGATGAATCTGAAGCGAAAGAAGTTGCCAACCGCAGAGCACAACTCGTGCGGGAGCAAGGTATCCGCACCAAGAAACACATTACCCTGGATGAGATCGGACGCCGCCTTGCACTGGGTAACTTTAAACAACTGAACCTGATCCTGAAAGGGGACGTGGATGGTTCCGTGGAAGCATTGAGCGACTCCCTGCAGAAACTCTCTACAGAAGAGATCGTAGTGAGCGTGGTGCTGAAAGGCGTAGGTCAGATCACAGAATCAGACGTATTGCTGGCTACTGCATCAGATGCCTTGATCATCGGTTTCCAGGTACGCCCTTCAATGAATGCGGCAAAACTGGCTGAGAAAGAGAACATCGAGATCCGCACTTACTCCATCATTTACGATGCGATCGATGAGCTGAAGAGCGCCATGGAAGGTATGCTTGAGCCGAAGATCGAGAAGAAAGTGGTGTGCAACGTGGAGATCCGCGAAACTTACAAGTTCGACAAGGTGACCATCGCCGGTTGTTATGTGCTGGATGGTAAACTGAACAGGAACACCCGTATCAACATCGTTCGCGATGGTATTGTGGTACACACAGGTGAACTCCAGTCCCTCAAACGTTATAAAGATGATGTGAAAGAAGTGGTATCCGGTATGGAGTGCGGCTTGAGCATCAAGAACTATGCGGACCTGAAGGTGGGAGACATCGTGGAAGGTTTCGAAGAGGTGGAAGTTAAAAGAACACTCTAA
- the nusA gene encoding transcription termination factor NusA, protein MASINLIESFTEFKEAENIDRPTLMKVLEDVFKTLLRKKYGSDENFDVIVNTEKGDLEILRRRMIVEDGTVEDDNAQIAYSEAILVEPDYQVGEDLYEEVEILDFGRRAILAAKQTLTARIGDLKKNILVKKYGDRVGEIVTGEVYQVWKKEVLLLDDEGNELILPKSEQIPTDYFKKGENVRAVVKKVEMKNNSPLIILSRTHPSFLAKLLEIEVPEIFDGLIVIKKIVREPGERAKVAVESYDDRIDPVGACVGMKGSRIHGIVRELRNENIDIINYTANIQLLIQRALTPARISRMDVDNENKYASVYLKPDQVSLAIGKKGVNIKLACELTGFEIDVFRDEEQEQTEFDIDLGEFADEIEAWVIDELKRIGCDTARSVLDLTPEELVRRSDLEEETVHEVRRILQEEFEKE, encoded by the coding sequence ATGGCTAGTATTAACCTGATTGAGTCATTCACCGAGTTTAAGGAGGCGGAAAATATCGACCGCCCGACCCTAATGAAGGTGTTAGAGGATGTGTTTAAGACGCTGTTGCGTAAGAAATATGGCTCAGATGAGAACTTTGACGTGATTGTAAATACCGAAAAAGGTGACCTGGAGATCCTCCGCCGCCGTATGATCGTAGAAGATGGTACGGTAGAAGATGACAACGCCCAGATCGCATATTCGGAAGCTATCCTGGTAGAACCTGATTACCAGGTAGGAGAAGACTTGTACGAAGAGGTAGAGATCCTGGATTTCGGCCGCCGTGCTATCCTGGCAGCCAAACAAACGCTGACTGCCCGGATCGGTGACCTGAAAAAGAATATCCTGGTGAAGAAATATGGCGACCGCGTAGGCGAGATCGTGACAGGCGAGGTATACCAGGTATGGAAAAAGGAAGTTTTATTATTGGATGATGAAGGGAATGAGTTAATATTGCCTAAATCCGAGCAGATTCCAACAGATTATTTCAAAAAAGGTGAAAATGTGCGGGCGGTAGTGAAAAAAGTGGAGATGAAGAACAACTCTCCATTGATCATCCTCTCCAGAACACATCCTTCCTTCCTGGCGAAACTTCTCGAAATTGAAGTGCCGGAAATTTTCGATGGTCTTATCGTGATCAAAAAAATCGTAAGGGAACCCGGCGAAAGAGCCAAAGTGGCTGTGGAGTCTTATGACGACCGTATTGACCCCGTAGGTGCCTGCGTAGGTATGAAAGGTAGCCGTATCCACGGTATCGTTCGTGAGCTGCGCAATGAGAACATCGACATTATCAACTATACCGCGAACATACAACTGCTGATCCAACGTGCGCTGACGCCAGCGAGGATTAGCCGTATGGACGTAGACAATGAAAATAAATATGCATCCGTTTATCTTAAACCAGACCAGGTGTCACTGGCCATCGGTAAGAAAGGGGTGAATATAAAATTGGCCTGCGAATTGACGGGATTTGAGATAGATGTATTCCGTGATGAAGAACAGGAACAAACTGAGTTTGACATTGACCTGGGTGAATTCGCGGATGAAATTGAAGCATGGGTGATCGATGAATTAAAACGCATTGGTTGCGACACTGCCCGCAGTGTACTGGATCTGACTCCGGAAGAACTTGTACGCCGTTCCGACCTCGAAGAGGAAACCGTACATGAAGTGAGGAGAATTTTGCAGGAAGAATTTGAAAAAGAATAA
- the rimP gene encoding ribosome maturation factor RimP, whose amino-acid sequence MANEQVIAPIREMLDSLLADKPEYFVVDIKIKPTNNIKVFVDADNGASIDKLVSLNRQLYPLLEAAGLFPADDFSLEVSSPGLDEPLKSPRQFQKNVGRKVEVMLLNGTTLEGKLLSFNDTELVLEETVGKKKEIKQTNINLSEIKHTKVCIVF is encoded by the coding sequence ATGGCAAACGAACAAGTGATAGCACCCATCCGGGAAATGCTGGATTCGCTCCTGGCGGACAAACCAGAGTATTTTGTGGTGGATATTAAGATCAAACCTACCAATAATATTAAGGTCTTTGTAGATGCAGATAATGGTGCTTCCATCGACAAGCTGGTGTCGCTGAACAGGCAATTATACCCGCTGCTGGAAGCGGCCGGATTATTTCCGGCAGATGATTTCTCCCTGGAAGTATCTTCTCCCGGTTTGGACGAACCATTAAAGTCTCCGCGTCAGTTCCAAAAGAATGTGGGCAGAAAAGTGGAAGTGATGTTGCTGAACGGCACCACGCTGGAAGGCAAGCTGCTGAGCTTCAATGACACAGAACTGGTGCTGGAAGAAACAGTAGGTAAGAAAAAAGAGATTAAACAAACAAATATCAATTTATCCGAAATAAAGCACACAAAGGTGTGCATCGTGTTTTAA